The following coding sequences lie in one Pseudoxanthomonas sp. SE1 genomic window:
- a CDS encoding S9 family peptidase, producing the protein MRHAAFRLTLLASTVAVALAAQAAPSAADRIAGTELIARDALFGNPERANVQTSPDGKYLSWVAAVDGVLNVWVAPADNPAQAKAVTQDKARGIRSYFWSYQPDTLLYLRDSGGDEDFHLYAVDLKTGQAKDLTPFPKTTAQVAGVSPKHPGTILVGMNDRDAQWHDIYKVDLATGARTLLEKNDAKIAGYIADADYTLKYAQRSRPDGGADVLKRGANGGWEKFDDIPFEDVLTTGPGGLTLDGKTLYFTDSRGRNTAALFAVDVASGKRTLVLEDARADVGGTLADPATGKVQAVSVDYLRDEWKVVDPSIRADLEKLEAIGPGDVSVNTRTLDDKTWIIAYSAAEAPLVYYRYDRPAGTLTKLFSARPKLEGKPLVPQWPVEITSRDDKTLVSYLTLPRSADANNDGKADAPVPLVLLVHGGPWARDSYGYGGYNQWLANRGYAVLSVNFRGSTGFGKAFTNAGNGEWAGKMHDDLIDAVQWAVKQGVTTQDQVAIMGGSYGGYATLAGLTFTPDAFACGVDIVGPSNLNTLLSTVPPYWASFFEQLAKRMGDPRTDAGKAWLTERSPLTRADQIKKPLLIGQGANDPRVKQDESDQIVKAMTAKNIPVTYVLFPDEGHGFARPENNKAFNAVTEGFLAQCLGGRAEPIGKDFTGSSISVPTGADGVPGLAEALKGHTQEVKK; encoded by the coding sequence ATGCGTCATGCCGCATTCCGTCTCACGCTGTTGGCCTCGACCGTCGCCGTCGCGCTTGCCGCGCAGGCGGCACCGTCTGCCGCCGATCGCATCGCCGGCACCGAACTGATCGCGCGCGACGCCCTGTTCGGCAATCCCGAGCGCGCCAACGTGCAGACCAGCCCCGACGGCAAGTACCTCAGCTGGGTCGCCGCGGTCGATGGCGTGCTCAATGTCTGGGTCGCCCCGGCCGACAATCCGGCGCAGGCCAAGGCCGTCACGCAGGACAAGGCCCGCGGCATCCGCAGCTACTTCTGGTCCTACCAGCCCGACACGCTGCTGTATCTGCGCGACAGCGGTGGCGACGAGGATTTCCACCTGTACGCGGTCGACCTGAAGACGGGCCAGGCGAAGGACCTGACGCCCTTCCCGAAGACCACCGCCCAGGTCGCCGGCGTCAGCCCCAAGCATCCCGGCACCATCCTGGTCGGAATGAACGACCGTGACGCGCAGTGGCACGACATCTACAAGGTCGATCTCGCCACCGGCGCCCGCACGCTGCTGGAGAAGAACGACGCCAAGATCGCCGGCTACATCGCCGACGCCGATTACACCCTCAAGTACGCACAGCGCTCGCGCCCGGACGGCGGCGCGGACGTGCTGAAGCGCGGGGCCAACGGCGGCTGGGAGAAGTTCGACGACATCCCGTTCGAGGACGTGCTGACCACCGGTCCCGGCGGCCTGACGCTGGACGGCAAGACGCTGTACTTCACCGATTCGCGCGGCCGCAACACTGCCGCGCTGTTTGCCGTCGACGTGGCCAGCGGCAAGCGCACGCTGGTGCTGGAAGACGCACGCGCCGATGTCGGCGGCACGCTCGCTGATCCGGCAACCGGCAAGGTCCAGGCGGTGTCGGTGGACTACCTGCGCGATGAGTGGAAGGTGGTCGATCCGTCGATCCGCGCCGACCTGGAGAAGCTGGAGGCGATCGGCCCGGGCGATGTGTCCGTCAATACGCGCACGCTGGACGACAAGACCTGGATCATCGCCTACTCGGCGGCCGAGGCGCCGCTGGTCTACTACCGCTACGACCGCCCGGCGGGCACGCTGACCAAGCTGTTCTCCGCGCGACCGAAGCTGGAAGGCAAGCCGCTGGTCCCGCAGTGGCCGGTGGAGATCACATCGCGTGACGACAAGACGCTGGTCAGCTACCTGACCCTGCCGCGCAGCGCCGACGCGAACAACGACGGCAAGGCCGATGCGCCGGTGCCGCTGGTGCTGCTGGTCCACGGCGGCCCGTGGGCGCGCGATTCCTACGGCTACGGGGGTTACAACCAGTGGCTGGCCAACCGCGGCTACGCGGTGCTGTCGGTCAACTTCCGCGGCTCGACCGGCTTCGGCAAGGCCTTCACCAACGCCGGCAACGGCGAGTGGGCCGGCAAGATGCACGACGACCTGATCGACGCCGTGCAGTGGGCGGTTAAGCAGGGCGTCACCACGCAGGACCAGGTCGCGATCATGGGCGGCAGCTACGGCGGTTACGCCACGCTCGCCGGCCTGACCTTCACGCCGGACGCGTTCGCCTGCGGCGTGGACATCGTCGGCCCGTCCAACCTCAACACCTTGCTCAGCACGGTGCCGCCCTACTGGGCCAGCTTCTTCGAACAGTTGGCCAAGCGCATGGGCGACCCGCGCACCGACGCCGGCAAGGCGTGGCTGACCGAACGCTCGCCGCTGACCCGCGCCGACCAGATCAAGAAGCCGCTGCTGATCGGACAGGGCGCGAACGACCCACGCGTGAAGCAGGACGAGAGCGACCAGATCGTCAAGGCGATGACGGCGAAGAACATCCCGGTGACCTACGTGCTGTTCCCCGACGAGGGCCACGGCTTCGCGCGGCCGGAGAACAACAAGGCGTTCAACGCGGTGACGGAAGGCTTCCTCGCGCAGTGCTTGGGCGGTCGTGCCGAACCGATCGGCAAGGACTTCACCGGTTCGAGCATCAGCGTGCCCACGGGGGCGGACGGCGTGCCGGGCCTGGCCGAGGCGCTGAAGGGGCATACGCAGGAAGTGAAGAAGTAA
- a CDS encoding serine protease — protein sequence MTSNELVGRVESAAIEWAGTLAPFFGNSIRSFVDAEGFGTGFVAKHQGEFFLITADHVVDDIDRYEACVANVLGRSLDVKALRFKRDASRDIAFARLTEDYLARSEIDSVRYFDLGRSWTAWQGTGIYVVSGYPASQNQLKLKFGKTDRHGLNIFCSASSAKPKSALTSYLAFSYDRKKLKNAQGCSFNSPKLNGISGGPCMELMVDTRRTLSFRLVGLVSEFHAKEAVILVSPLVGLV from the coding sequence GTGACATCAAATGAACTAGTTGGTCGCGTTGAGTCGGCGGCCATTGAATGGGCAGGCACGTTGGCACCCTTTTTTGGAAACTCAATCAGATCGTTTGTCGATGCAGAGGGCTTCGGCACTGGGTTCGTAGCAAAGCACCAAGGTGAGTTTTTCCTCATCACTGCTGATCATGTCGTCGACGACATAGATCGATACGAAGCCTGTGTTGCAAACGTTCTCGGCAGATCGCTCGACGTGAAAGCCCTTCGATTTAAGCGAGATGCTAGTAGAGACATAGCCTTCGCAAGGCTCACCGAAGATTACTTGGCGCGTTCCGAGATCGACTCTGTTAGATACTTCGACCTAGGAAGGAGCTGGACGGCCTGGCAGGGTACCGGGATCTATGTTGTATCTGGCTACCCCGCATCGCAGAATCAGCTGAAGCTCAAGTTCGGAAAGACAGATCGACATGGATTGAACATATTCTGTTCAGCGTCGTCTGCAAAGCCAAAGAGCGCGCTGACCAGCTATCTGGCGTTCTCCTACGACAGGAAGAAGTTGAAGAACGCTCAAGGCTGTAGCTTCAACTCACCTAAGTTGAACGGTATTAGTGGCGGACCATGCATGGAGCTAATGGTCGATACCCGTAGGACCCTTTCTTTCCGACTGGTCGGCCTGGTGTCGGAATTTCATGCCAAAGAGGCCGTCATCCTTGTCTCTCCACTCGTTGGGCTCGTATGA
- a CDS encoding IS3 family transposase (programmed frameshift), translated as MKKSRFTDSQIIAVLKQAEGGTPVPELCREHGISSATFYKWRSKFGGMEVSMVARMKELEEENRRLKKMYADAQLSADLLKEALFKKMVRPSQRREMARTTVEGGRTNIQHACRTFEVSQTCYRYQAKASDENARIADWLVRLTTTYRDWGFGLCFLYLRNVKGLGWNHKRVYRIYRELELNLRIKPRKRLVRERPEALAVPESINQIWSMDFMHDQLADGRSFRLFNVLDDFNREGLAIEVDLSLPSARVIRSLEQIIEWRGKPRVIRCDNGPEYISGALLAWAERNGIRIEHIQPGKPQQNAYVERYNRTVRYAWLARTLFDTIEQVQDKATRWLWTYNHERPNMALGGITPAMRLAMAA; from the exons ATGAAGAAGTCCCGATTCACCGACAGCCAGATCATTGCCGTGCTCAAGCAGGCCGAAGGCGGTACGCCCGTGCCTGAGCTGTGCCGCGAGCACGGCATCAGCTCGGCGACGTTCTACAAGTGGCGCAGCAAGTTCGGCGGCATGGAGGTGTCCATGGTCGCGCGGATGAAGGAGCTGGAGGAAGAGAACCGGCGCCTGAAGAAGATGTACGCCGACGCCCAGCTCAGCGCCGACCTGCTGAAGGAGGCGCTGT TCAAAAAAATGGTGAGGCCATCTCAACGCCGGGAGATGGCCCGAACAACGGTCGAAGGCGGACGCACGAACATCCAGCACGCCTGCCGGACATTCGAGGTGAGTCAGACCTGCTACCGGTACCAGGCCAAGGCTTCGGACGAGAACGCCCGGATCGCGGACTGGCTGGTGCGATTGACGACGACGTATCGCGACTGGGGCTTCGGTCTTTGCTTCCTGTACCTGCGCAACGTGAAGGGCCTGGGCTGGAACCACAAGCGGGTGTACCGCATCTACCGGGAGTTGGAATTGAATCTGCGGATCAAGCCAAGGAAGCGACTTGTGCGCGAGAGGCCCGAGGCGCTGGCCGTGCCGGAGTCGATCAACCAGATCTGGTCGATGGACTTCATGCACGACCAGCTGGCCGATGGCCGCAGCTTCCGGTTGTTCAACGTCCTGGACGACTTCAATCGCGAGGGGCTGGCCATCGAGGTGGACTTGTCGCTGCCCTCTGCCCGGGTGATCCGATCGTTGGAACAGATCATCGAATGGCGTGGCAAGCCGCGTGTCATTCGCTGCGATAACGGACCTGAATACATCAGCGGGGCACTGCTGGCGTGGGCGGAACGCAACGGCATCCGGATCGAGCACATCCAGCCGGGCAAGCCACAGCAGAACGCCTACGTTGAACGTTACAACCGCACGGTCCGCTACGCCTGGCTGGCCCGTACCCTGTTCGACACCATCGAGCAGGTGCAGGACAAGGCCACGCGCTGGCTATGGACTTACAACCATGAGCGCCCGAACATGGCGCTCGGCGGCATCACACCAGCCATGAGGCTGGCGATGGCCGCATAG